In a genomic window of Polycladomyces abyssicola:
- a CDS encoding putative toxin-antitoxin system toxin component, PIN family produces MSDTGNNHFRVFLDTNVLISAVVWPNSEARKCLNCLMDCHHILLSEDAIHEVFNVLKREFPRALPAWDRLFTRMDFELIYTPQEIDFPVPHIRDEKDKPILASAILAQPDILISGDKDVHTDEIKEYLAVYTPGDFVRDFCRNIIRTR; encoded by the coding sequence GTGAGCGATACGGGAAATAATCATTTCCGTGTGTTTCTCGATACCAATGTTTTGATCTCAGCAGTTGTTTGGCCGAATTCCGAAGCACGAAAATGCCTAAACTGTCTAATGGATTGTCACCACATTCTTTTATCAGAGGACGCCATACACGAGGTATTTAACGTTCTTAAAAGAGAATTCCCCCGGGCTTTACCTGCCTGGGACCGTCTTTTTACCAGGATGGATTTTGAATTAATCTACACTCCGCAAGAAATTGACTTTCCTGTACCACATATTCGGGATGAAAAGGACAAGCCTATTTTAGCCTCCGCAATTCTCGCCCAGCCGGATATTTTGATCTCAGGGGACAAGGATGTTCATACGGACGAAATCAAAGAGTATTTAGCGGTGTACACTCCAGGGGATTTTGTCCGGGACTTTTGCAGAAACATCATCCGAACACGATAA
- a CDS encoding NUDIX domain-containing protein, producing MSRLEEKTIKSQTIYEGNIIRLQLDQVTLPDGRTSQREIVKHPGAVAVVAITDEKKLVLVRQFRKPLEKTILEIPAGKLEPGEDPRVCAFRELKEETGYRAEEMTPLVSFYTSPGFADEIIHLYVASGLHRGEARPDQDEFVELVELTLPEAWQRIADGEICDAKTVAAVYHWQLKEMQG from the coding sequence ATGAGCCGGTTGGAGGAAAAAACGATCAAGAGTCAAACGATTTATGAAGGCAATATCATTCGGCTGCAGCTGGACCAAGTGACTTTGCCCGACGGCCGAACATCCCAGCGCGAGATCGTCAAACATCCGGGAGCGGTTGCGGTGGTGGCCATCACGGATGAAAAAAAACTGGTGTTGGTGCGGCAGTTTCGCAAACCACTGGAAAAGACGATCCTGGAGATTCCGGCAGGGAAACTGGAACCGGGTGAAGATCCCCGCGTATGCGCGTTTCGTGAATTGAAGGAGGAAACGGGGTATCGAGCTGAAGAGATGACCCCGCTCGTATCGTTTTATACCTCGCCCGGGTTTGCCGACGAAATCATTCATCTCTATGTGGCGAGCGGATTGCACAGGGGAGAGGCGCGGCCGGATCAAGACGAATTCGTGGAACTGGTGGAACTGACCTTACCCGAAGCTTGGCAACGGATCGCCGATGGTGAGATTTGCGATGCGAAAACGGTGGCAGCCGTGTATCATTGGCAATTGAAGGAGATGCAGGGATGA
- the fdhA gene encoding formaldehyde dehydrogenase, glutathione-independent, translating into MAGNRAVVYTGPGKVEVQTIDYPELVLRDGPGVNPLNVGRKCEHGVILKVVSTNICGSDQHMVRGRTTAPSGLVLGHEITGEVIEVGRDVEFVKKGDLVSVPFNIACGRCRNCKEQNTHVCSNVNPDRPGSAYGYVDMGGWVGGQAEYVMVPYADFQLLKFPDKDQAMEKIRDLTMLSDIFPTGYHGALSAGVKPGSTVYVAGAGPVGLAAAHSAQLLGAAVVIVGDLNEQRLAQARSFGCETIDVSKHDNIAEQIEQVLGVPEVDAAIDCVGFEAHGHGPNHTEAPATVLNSIMDITRAGGRLGIPGLYVTGDPGAVDEDAKIGTLKIRFGLGWAKAHTIVTGQTPVMRYHRDLMMAILSGRAKIAKAVNATVISLDQAPTAYRDFDKGVSKKFVIDPHGMIKQ; encoded by the coding sequence ATGGCGGGAAATCGAGCAGTGGTTTATACAGGACCGGGAAAGGTTGAAGTTCAGACAATTGACTATCCTGAACTTGTGTTGAGGGATGGTCCAGGAGTAAATCCTTTGAATGTAGGACGAAAATGTGAACATGGAGTGATTTTAAAGGTTGTTTCAACTAATATTTGTGGCAGTGACCAGCATATGGTCAGAGGACGCACAACAGCTCCTTCCGGGCTTGTTCTTGGACATGAAATTACGGGTGAAGTCATTGAAGTAGGACGGGATGTTGAGTTTGTCAAAAAAGGCGACCTTGTGTCGGTTCCGTTCAACATCGCTTGCGGTCGTTGCCGTAATTGTAAAGAACAGAACACACACGTGTGCTCGAATGTTAATCCCGACCGACCGGGATCGGCATATGGATATGTTGATATGGGTGGGTGGGTCGGTGGACAAGCGGAATACGTAATGGTTCCTTATGCAGATTTTCAACTGCTTAAGTTTCCGGACAAAGATCAGGCAATGGAAAAAATTCGAGACCTCACAATGCTTTCTGATATTTTCCCGACCGGTTATCACGGCGCATTAAGTGCAGGTGTCAAGCCGGGCTCAACGGTTTACGTGGCTGGAGCCGGACCGGTAGGACTTGCTGCAGCACATTCTGCTCAACTTCTAGGAGCTGCGGTAGTCATCGTAGGCGACCTTAATGAACAAAGGCTGGCCCAAGCACGCAGCTTTGGATGTGAGACGATTGACGTAAGTAAACACGATAATATTGCAGAGCAAATTGAACAGGTACTTGGCGTTCCGGAAGTGGATGCTGCTATTGACTGCGTAGGTTTCGAAGCACACGGGCATGGGCCGAATCATACGGAAGCGCCAGCCACCGTATTGAATTCAATAATGGATATTACCCGTGCCGGTGGTCGTCTCGGCATCCCCGGTTTGTATGTAACAGGGGATCCTGGTGCTGTGGATGAAGATGCCAAAATTGGCACGCTGAAAATCCGCTTCGGTCTCGGTTGGGCCAAAGCCCATACCATTGTCACTGGCCAAACACCGGTGATGAGATACCACAGGGATTTGATGATGGCTATTTTAAGCGGAAGAGCGAAAATTGCCAAAGCTGTCAATGCAACTGTCATTTCGCTTGATCAAGCTCCGACAGCTTACCGGGATTTTGATAAGGGCGTTTCCAAAAAATTTGTCATTGATCCGCATGGAATGATTAAACAGTAA
- a CDS encoding cytochrome P450: protein MDKQFNFDLFAPDYKDFAYSLYEELRENAPVYRIRMPNGLDGWIITRYEDAVNVLKDPRFLNRGRTVLGEERFSQLIAAPEIELLLHHMLAMDPPDHTRLRG, encoded by the coding sequence ATGGACAAACAATTCAACTTTGATTTGTTTGCGCCGGATTACAAAGATTTTGCCTACTCGTTGTATGAGGAATTACGCGAAAACGCTCCGGTTTACCGGATAAGGATGCCAAACGGGCTGGATGGCTGGATTATCACTCGTTACGAAGATGCAGTGAATGTGTTGAAGGATCCTCGTTTTCTGAATCGAGGTCGCACCGTGCTGGGGGAAGAGCGATTTTCGCAGTTGATTGCTGCCCCGGAGATAGAATTGTTGCTTCACCATATGTTGGCGATGGACCCGCCAGATCATACGCGATTGCGCGGCTGA
- a CDS encoding endonuclease Q family protein: MNEAGYSQTGASSGSPRMTSYFADLHIHIGRTESGLPVKISAARNLTFERIVRESAQRKGLDMIGIIDAHSPPVQEEIAARLEAGVYREHPDGGLVYGETIVILGTEIEVKEPGFGTAHLLAYFPSFDAIRRFTYWLSKRMKNVQLSTQRLYAPVSELQEQVTQLDGLMIPAHVFTPFKSVYGSASDRMRDWLDMGRIAAVELGLSADSSLADRLSELSALTFVTNSDAHSIPKIGREYNELCIAAPSFLELKRALLRQDGRRIVANYGLNPKLGKYYRTRCLKCEALLPPEETRRCLRCGSLKVVKGVSDRVAEIADQPSTAPAHRPPYVYQVPLEFIPKLGPKTLSKLLDRFGTEMHILHHADIEEIASIAGTSIAEHIRLAREQRLQFDEGGGGTYGKVKQVQNQT, from the coding sequence ATGAACGAAGCGGGTTACAGTCAGACGGGGGCATCGAGCGGTTCCCCCCGTATGACCTCTTATTTCGCCGATCTGCACATTCACATCGGGCGCACCGAAAGCGGTCTTCCTGTTAAAATCAGTGCCGCACGCAATCTGACGTTTGAACGGATCGTCAGGGAATCCGCTCAACGAAAAGGACTGGACATGATCGGCATCATCGACGCCCATTCTCCCCCGGTGCAGGAAGAAATCGCGGCGCGACTGGAAGCGGGCGTGTACCGTGAGCACCCGGACGGAGGTCTGGTCTACGGCGAGACCATCGTCATACTGGGTACGGAGATTGAAGTGAAAGAGCCCGGATTCGGCACAGCTCATCTATTGGCATACTTTCCGTCATTTGATGCGATTCGGCGGTTTACGTATTGGCTGTCCAAGCGAATGAAAAATGTACAGTTGAGTACCCAGCGTCTTTATGCGCCCGTGAGTGAACTTCAGGAGCAAGTGACACAGCTGGATGGTTTGATGATACCAGCTCATGTGTTTACCCCGTTTAAAAGTGTATACGGAAGTGCGTCGGACCGGATGCGCGATTGGTTGGACATGGGCCGGATCGCGGCGGTCGAATTGGGTCTGTCCGCTGACAGTTCACTAGCTGACCGGCTTTCCGAGCTGTCCGCTCTAACGTTCGTCACCAATTCGGATGCGCATTCCATTCCAAAGATCGGTCGCGAGTACAATGAGTTGTGCATCGCCGCTCCCAGCTTTTTGGAGTTGAAGCGAGCGTTGCTGAGACAAGACGGACGCCGTATCGTTGCCAACTATGGGTTAAACCCCAAATTGGGCAAATACTACCGGACGCGTTGTCTCAAATGTGAAGCGCTGTTGCCGCCCGAGGAAACCCGGCGATGCCTGCGGTGCGGCTCACTCAAGGTGGTGAAGGGCGTTTCGGATCGCGTAGCGGAAATTGCCGACCAACCCTCGACAGCACCCGCTCATCGCCCGCCGTATGTGTATCAGGTGCCGTTGGAGTTCATCCCCAAACTGGGTCCCAAAACGCTGAGCAAGCTGCTGGACCGGTTCGGCACGGAAATGCACATCCTCCATCACGCCGACATCGAAGAGATTGCGTCGATCGCCGGGACGTCCATTGCCGAGCACATTCGTTTGGCGCGGGAACAGCGCTTGCAATTTGACGAGGGCGGTGGCGGTACGTATGGCAAAGTGAAACAGGTCCAAAACCAAACCTGA
- a CDS encoding PD40 domain-containing protein, with translation MKRRIWWGTWVMLLTLLTGMSFASPASAEGLQEKIVYSKAVGDMGGREVFIANPDGTGEQQLTQTPSLDETHNQADEPVLSPDGKKIAYVSDWNGGSYEIWVMNVDGSDKVQITHNGMRNVEPVWSPDGSKILFSSACMGTDFEHCSGGDTSSDLWVYDINTNTFTNLTNTPDVYEESADWSPDGTKIVYSAYWKPGQFASNQWDLFIANADGTNPQPLMIDNKHEYHPKWTANDTIFFIRDDTVTSPNYQFGIYQFNLTTKTLSPLYSRNGWITRMAVNPNGNQIAFTSPSDGTYTMDLANPSPVQVLPAGSAIGDWGYAKQ, from the coding sequence ATGAAGCGTCGAATTTGGTGGGGGACATGGGTCATGCTGTTGACCTTGTTGACGGGTATGTCCTTTGCGTCACCCGCATCGGCCGAGGGCCTTCAGGAGAAGATCGTGTATTCCAAAGCAGTGGGGGATATGGGTGGCAGAGAGGTGTTTATTGCCAATCCTGATGGAACCGGTGAACAACAGTTGACCCAAACCCCTAGTTTGGATGAGACCCACAATCAGGCAGATGAGCCCGTGTTGTCTCCCGATGGGAAGAAAATCGCCTATGTTTCCGATTGGAACGGGGGAAGTTACGAAATCTGGGTCATGAATGTCGACGGCAGCGACAAAGTACAAATTACACACAACGGAATGAGAAATGTGGAGCCAGTTTGGTCACCTGATGGAAGCAAAATCCTGTTTTCCAGCGCATGCATGGGTACCGACTTCGAACATTGTTCCGGAGGGGATACGTCCAGCGACTTATGGGTATACGACATCAATACCAACACGTTTACCAATCTCACAAACACGCCCGATGTATATGAGGAATCGGCAGACTGGTCACCTGACGGTACAAAAATCGTCTATTCAGCGTATTGGAAACCGGGTCAGTTCGCCAGCAACCAATGGGATCTGTTCATTGCCAATGCCGACGGAACCAATCCTCAACCTTTGATGATCGATAACAAACATGAGTATCATCCCAAGTGGACAGCAAATGATACGATTTTCTTTATCCGTGACGATACGGTCACTTCTCCCAATTATCAGTTTGGGATCTATCAATTTAATTTGACTACAAAAACTTTATCTCCTTTGTACAGCCGAAATGGTTGGATTACACGGATGGCGGTCAATCCCAACGGAAATCAAATCGCCTTTACGAGTCCCAGTGACGGAACTTACACGATGGACTTGGCCAATCCTTCACCGGTACAAGTTCTCCCCGCCGGTTCCGCCATCGGTGATTGGGGATATGCGAAGCAATGA
- a CDS encoding AbrB/MazE/SpoVT family DNA-binding domain-containing protein, which produces MGISMEMSRMSAKGQVTIPKSIRERLNLKEGDKVAFVEDEDGKITITKASTLAFNSIANEIARMAEEEGITEQQLLDALERVREERYRERYGK; this is translated from the coding sequence ATGGGTATCAGTATGGAAATGTCCAGGATGAGCGCCAAGGGACAAGTGACCATACCCAAAAGTATTCGGGAGCGATTGAACCTAAAGGAAGGGGATAAAGTCGCTTTTGTAGAGGATGAGGACGGGAAAATCACCATTACTAAAGCCAGCACCCTGGCGTTCAACAGTATAGCCAATGAGATTGCGCGCATGGCGGAAGAAGAGGGGATCACTGAGCAGCAGCTTTTAGACGCCTTGGAGCGTGTGAGAGAGGAGCGGTATCGTGAGCGATACGGGAAATAA
- a CDS encoding Fur family transcriptional regulator — MEERVNRIKQQLSAHNYKLTPQREATVRVLLENEEDHLSAEDVYLLVKEKAPEIGLATVYRTLELLSELQIIHKLNFGDGVTRYEFRAEGAEHHHHHLICLNCGTVDEIVDDWLGPIEERVEREFDFQIIDHRLTFHGICHRCKDKVKDPKKLAASKVT; from the coding sequence GTGGAAGAACGGGTAAATCGCATCAAACAACAGCTATCTGCCCATAACTACAAATTAACCCCCCAACGGGAAGCGACCGTCCGCGTACTGTTGGAAAACGAGGAAGACCATTTGAGCGCGGAAGATGTCTACCTGTTGGTGAAAGAGAAGGCACCGGAAATCGGCTTGGCTACGGTTTATCGGACATTGGAACTGTTGAGTGAATTGCAGATCATCCACAAGCTGAACTTCGGCGATGGTGTCACCCGTTATGAGTTCCGCGCTGAAGGAGCGGAACACCATCATCACCATCTGATCTGCCTGAACTGCGGTACGGTGGATGAAATTGTGGATGACTGGTTGGGACCGATTGAAGAACGTGTGGAACGGGAGTTCGATTTTCAGATCATCGACCACCGTTTGACGTTCCACGGTATCTGTCATCGATGCAAAGACAAGGTGAAAGATCCGAAAAAACTGGCTGCTTCCAAAGTCACGTGA
- a CDS encoding class I SAM-dependent methyltransferase, with the protein MEENQVSLTALISAYARAYHAMYDSPKIFNDFLAYHLFTDEEFTNMGRNLAGALKFFDPERAASCPDQETALAWVMRTQSTPITLSRARYTEDSLETAVKQGVQQYVILGAGMDTFAFRRPEMLRQLQVFEVDHPATQALKRHRLSRLGWEYPAQLHFVPVDFTKESLVTALKRSSYDQHTLSFFSWLGVTYYLTRDVVFDTLRSLTDIAPVGSTIIFDYLDTDAFVPERAAKRVQRMQEIVRRAGEPMKTGFDPSTLAADLASIGLHLHENLGPSDIEARYFQGRTDGYHAFEHVHFAWAVIA; encoded by the coding sequence ATGGAAGAAAACCAAGTTAGCCTTACCGCACTGATATCTGCCTACGCTCGTGCGTATCATGCTATGTACGATTCCCCAAAGATCTTTAATGACTTTCTCGCCTATCATTTGTTTACGGATGAGGAGTTCACAAATATGGGACGGAATCTGGCGGGGGCTCTCAAGTTTTTTGACCCTGAACGTGCTGCATCGTGCCCTGACCAGGAGACCGCCTTGGCGTGGGTAATGCGAACCCAGAGCACACCCATAACCCTCAGTCGAGCGAGATACACGGAAGATAGCCTTGAGACAGCCGTCAAACAGGGGGTGCAGCAATATGTGATCCTCGGGGCAGGAATGGATACCTTTGCGTTTCGGCGACCGGAGATGTTAAGGCAGCTTCAGGTGTTCGAGGTTGACCACCCCGCCACACAAGCCTTAAAACGTCATCGCCTCTCTAGGTTGGGCTGGGAATATCCAGCGCAACTGCACTTCGTTCCGGTGGATTTCACGAAGGAGAGTCTGGTAACGGCACTCAAGCGTTCATCGTATGATCAGCATACATTAAGCTTCTTTAGCTGGTTAGGCGTCACCTATTACTTGACCCGCGACGTGGTGTTCGACACGTTGCGTTCTCTTACCGATATCGCACCTGTGGGTAGCACGATCATTTTCGATTACCTGGATACTGACGCTTTCGTCCCCGAGAGAGCGGCTAAACGTGTGCAACGGATGCAGGAGATTGTACGACGGGCAGGCGAACCGATGAAAACAGGCTTTGATCCGTCCACGCTTGCCGCAGACCTCGCAAGTATTGGTTTACATCTTCATGAGAATTTAGGTCCATCCGACATCGAAGCACGCTACTTTCAGGGACGCACGGATGGTTATCATGCGTTCGAACATGTACACTTTGCGTGGGCAGTGATCGCATAA
- a CDS encoding esterase/lipase family protein has protein sequence MAKKYRRISLMILVSLLVSLMTVFPASSTHAADDFKTFLEKQGTPPPGANDPECRPDASHPEPIVLVPGTFETMWQNWADLSPYLAKKGYCVYSLNYGFSSAGPSTGPIEQSADELKTFVDRVLAHTGAKKVSIIGHSQGGMMPRYYIKFLGGAEKVDDLIGLAPSNHGTLLTAWGVPLDLCVACQQQGSGSDFLNKLNNGDETPDPVSYTVIATKADEIVIPYTSAFLDGPSTQVTNITLQDYYPLDWVGHVGISYDPNVFRFVLDALEHAGPANPDRAMK, from the coding sequence ATGGCCAAAAAGTACCGACGGATTTCTTTGATGATCTTGGTAAGCCTGTTGGTCAGCTTGATGACCGTCTTTCCCGCCTCTTCGACCCATGCCGCCGACGATTTTAAAACGTTTCTGGAAAAGCAAGGAACGCCACCACCGGGAGCCAATGATCCGGAATGCCGTCCGGACGCATCACACCCGGAGCCGATCGTGCTTGTCCCGGGAACTTTTGAGACGATGTGGCAAAACTGGGCAGACCTGTCCCCTTACTTGGCGAAAAAAGGTTACTGCGTTTACAGCCTGAATTATGGCTTCAGTAGCGCCGGCCCTTCCACAGGACCGATCGAACAATCGGCTGACGAATTAAAAACCTTCGTGGATCGAGTTCTCGCCCATACAGGAGCCAAAAAAGTTTCGATCATCGGCCACAGCCAAGGAGGTATGATGCCCCGCTACTATATTAAATTTCTCGGCGGAGCGGAAAAAGTGGATGACTTGATAGGGCTGGCTCCGTCCAATCACGGGACTTTGTTGACGGCGTGGGGCGTTCCTCTCGATCTCTGTGTTGCCTGCCAACAACAAGGATCAGGATCCGATTTTTTGAACAAGTTGAACAATGGCGATGAAACCCCGGATCCGGTTTCCTATACCGTCATCGCAACGAAAGCCGATGAAATCGTCATCCCATACACCTCCGCTTTTCTGGATGGTCCTTCCACACAGGTAACCAACATCACCCTGCAGGACTACTATCCTCTGGACTGGGTGGGACACGTGGGGATTTCGTATGATCCCAATGTATTCCGCTTTGTTTTGGATGCGCTCGAACATGCCGGGCCAGCTAATCCCGACCGCGCCATGAAATGA
- the spoIIM gene encoding stage II sporulation protein M — translation MKRNRKRFGIWVQQHVQSLLSLYIFVTVLFVMGVVFGAIIVNTLSDSQKQDLLHYMGYFFQGLNKNSIAEPRIAFQHAMGDHLKTLGLMWILGLSIVGLPLILILVFLKGLGIGFTVGFLVNQLSWKGLWFAMLAVLPHNLLVVPVMIFVAVSGLQFSLLLVKNRLIQRRGTIYPQFLTYSVSVTAMAIVLVIASFFEAYVSPWLMRSAVPPLEHAQAWLGTFINL, via the coding sequence GTGAAACGCAATCGGAAGCGGTTCGGAATCTGGGTGCAACAGCATGTACAAAGCTTGCTGTCGCTGTACATTTTCGTTACCGTACTATTCGTCATGGGCGTGGTGTTCGGGGCGATTATTGTCAATACATTGTCCGATTCACAAAAACAAGATTTACTCCATTATATGGGATATTTTTTTCAAGGGTTGAACAAGAACAGCATCGCTGAACCGCGCATCGCCTTTCAGCATGCGATGGGAGATCATCTGAAAACCTTGGGTTTGATGTGGATCTTGGGTTTGTCCATTGTGGGGCTGCCGTTGATTTTGATCTTGGTGTTTTTAAAGGGGTTGGGCATCGGTTTCACGGTGGGTTTTTTGGTGAACCAACTTTCCTGGAAAGGATTGTGGTTTGCGATGTTGGCGGTTTTGCCCCACAATCTGCTCGTGGTACCGGTGATGATATTTGTCGCGGTGTCCGGCTTGCAGTTTTCGCTTCTGTTGGTGAAAAACCGGCTGATACAGCGGCGGGGAACGATCTATCCCCAGTTTTTAACCTATTCAGTCTCCGTTACGGCGATGGCGATCGTGTTGGTGATCGCTTCGTTTTTTGAGGCATACGTGTCGCCGTGGCTGATGCGCTCCGCCGTTCCTCCCCTGGAACACGCTCAGGCATGGCTGGGGACCTTTATAAACTTGTAA
- a CDS encoding VOC family protein: MKLPVKGVSELVLEVADMDRAVHFWSEVLGFPVVDQWKWEPGVSGFQEEQFVSRRHPYVWATWLYVGGNTRLGLWLPRKWTPQERKIQHQPVTSWPSPELYDEGGKHVHFALYIEEKDFDRTFEQLQSLGIPVTIRQFEPEYRALYFKDPEGNVVEMYTRSMEQSYAPLDRALEGCLPTDYTTSKG; the protein is encoded by the coding sequence ATGAAACTTCCTGTCAAGGGCGTGTCGGAATTGGTATTGGAAGTGGCGGATATGGATCGTGCCGTACACTTCTGGTCGGAAGTGCTCGGGTTTCCCGTCGTGGATCAATGGAAGTGGGAGCCCGGTGTGAGCGGTTTCCAAGAGGAGCAATTCGTGAGCCGCAGACATCCGTATGTCTGGGCAACTTGGCTTTATGTAGGAGGAAACACACGGTTGGGGTTGTGGCTTCCCCGGAAATGGACACCGCAGGAGCGCAAGATTCAACATCAACCCGTTACCTCCTGGCCGTCTCCTGAGCTGTATGATGAAGGTGGCAAACATGTGCATTTTGCCCTGTACATTGAGGAAAAAGATTTCGACCGTACCTTTGAACAGTTGCAATCACTCGGTATTCCCGTCACCATCCGGCAATTTGAACCGGAATATCGTGCGCTCTATTTCAAAGATCCGGAAGGAAACGTAGTAGAAATGTACACCCGATCCATGGAGCAATCCTATGCTCCTCTGGACCGTGCTCTGGAGGGGTGCCTCCCCACGGATTACACCACATCAAAGGGCTAA